From the genome of Natronogracilivirga saccharolytica:
GAAGCTAAATATGCTCTGTCAGACTTTCAAGGGGTTATAGAAGACATGAACAAGATCATTGAATTAGACCCTAATGAGTCAGATGCATACGGATATAGAGCATTTGCTTTTTGGGAGTTAGGTGAACAAGAAAAAGCCTTAAATGAATTAAAAGATTTTGTTAAGTATTCTGAAAATGTCGATAAGTATCAAGGTCATCGAACGATGGCAGAATTACTATTTGAATTAGATAAACATGAGAAAGCTCTAGTTGAAATGAACAAAAGTATTGAGTTGGCATACAAGTATGTAGAAGATGAAAATAAAATTTCTGAATTATATGAATACAGAGGTAATATTAAAGCCTTCATGGAAGATGGAAAGGGCATGTTAAATGATTGGAATCGATCACTTGAGTTGAATCCTGATAATTCTATGCTCTATATCATGAGGGGGCATTTCTTTCAAGAACTTCAGGATCATGAATCCGCTGTAAGTGATTTCCTTAGTGCAATTAATTTAAAACCTTTTCGTCAGGAAATTGTAATGGCGTATCTACGAATAGGAATTTCATATTATCATTTAAACAATCTACAGCTAGCGTGTTTTTACTGGGATACTGCTACACAATTAGGGAATGAAGTTGCACATGATTTAATGGCACAATATTGTAATTAATCCACAAAATCTGATTCTATAGTTATGAATAAGACTTTTATTAATAATGTAAAAGATATGAAACTAGCACATATATTTGTTTTATTGGTCTTTCTATGTTTTTCTCAAAAAGTCTTAGGCCAACAAAATAATAACAAAGAGCTTGATAGTCGAATCACTGAATTAGAACAGGTAGTAGCTTCACTTCAGCAACGGATTATTGAGTTGGAAACAATTGTCCAAGGGCAACAGGAGAGTGGGCAACCAGTTGCAGCTAAAGGAAACTGGCAAGAACTTCGTAATTGGCGTCAACTGCAAAGGGGAATGACTATGCAACAGGTTGAAGAACTACTGGGTGAACCGGAGAAGGTCAATGCCGGAGGCACACTGACTTTTTGGTATTGGGACTACCCAGGTGGCCCTCAAGTAAGCTTTGATCGATCAAATAAAGTATATGGTTGGTCTGAGCCTTCGCGATAAATTTATCTTCCGATTTTAAGCCGACAGCCATGTTAAGACAAAAAGTATCCTATGACTGGGGACCAAGTGACCATTGCCGGCTGGAAATCGAGTTGCAATTATAAATATGGTTGCAAGTCCTTCAATGTACTTTAAGATGTTGATCATATCAGGTTAAAACCGGAACCTGTATCATTCAAATGACTATGGACATAGGCCCACAGTACAAACAAGACGATCCGTTCAAAGCGGCTGCAAGGCTACACCAGTCCAAGTACCGCGCGAAATTCCTTAAAGTCTACTACCAGGATTACGGTAATAGGATTACAGAGGCTGACGGGCGTGCGCTGCTTAATTACTACGATGAGCTTGGGGTCAGAGAGGCTTTGAGGGAAAGATACCCTGTCTACTCCAAAAAGCGCGATGCTGATCTATTGAGAAGTGAGCACATACCATTTAATATGCTGGCTCCACTTGCCTGTAGGCCTGCCCTGATGAAGCATGTTCTAAGCGAGGCTTTCGGGTTGGAACTAAGCCAGTCAATCCAAATGAAGCTTGAATGGGCGCCTTCGCCAGCAGAAGAGTACTTGGATGACCTGACTTCTTTCGATGCTTACATTCAAGGACGAGATGAAAACGGGAGTCTGATAGGCCTGGGTATTGAAGTAAAGTACACGGAGCGCGGGTACAGGATAGGGCCCTCCGAAGCCAGACGAGTGCATGATCATCAGTCCACATACTGGGTTACAACACGGGAGTCCGGTATGTTTGCCATGAGCGGGTGTGATGAACTGACAACGGATGACCTCCGCCAAGTCTGGAGAAATCATCTGCTCGGATTAGCAATGGTTAGGAACAGGGACATTGACAAGTTTGTGTCTGCAACGTTGTATCCGGCCGGTAACCATCATTTCACGCACGCACTGACGCAGTACCGAGACCATCTAATACCAACAGCACAGGATGGTATTCGTGGCTGTACTTTTGAGGATTATATAAACTGTCTGCAGGGGGATAATGAGATTAAGGCTTGGAAAAGTTATTTGAAAGAAAGGTATCTTTTTGAAATGGCCGAATAAGTATGCAAAGAATAAAAAATATTCGTTCAGCTATATCTATACCAAAAGCGATGACAAATAGGAGTCTGTGTCAAATGACCTCCCCAAAATTCACAAGTTTATATGTTCCATCTATCTGGTTTTCTGATATTTGTACCCGGGATGGTTGAGGGTAATTGAGCATCAATCAATTTTTGTAATCCAAAACTTCGATAAAAATCAGTATAGTGTCGAAGTTCGTTCGAACGTATATTTGTCCACTTTGGAAGAATCCATCCGATTGTTTTTCCTAATTCATTTTTCGTTAATTTTAGGGCCTCCCTTAAATCTCCATCATTTGATAATAGTACGGCACATGAGTATAAATCTTTATACCCATCAT
Proteins encoded in this window:
- the bamE gene encoding outer membrane protein assembly factor BamE domain-containing protein, whose protein sequence is MNKTFINNVKDMKLAHIFVLLVFLCFSQKVLGQQNNNKELDSRITELEQVVASLQQRIIELETIVQGQQESGQPVAAKGNWQELRNWRQLQRGMTMQQVEELLGEPEKVNAGGTLTFWYWDYPGGPQVSFDRSNKVYGWSEPSR
- a CDS encoding PGN_0703 family putative restriction endonuclease, with translation MTMDIGPQYKQDDPFKAAARLHQSKYRAKFLKVYYQDYGNRITEADGRALLNYYDELGVREALRERYPVYSKKRDADLLRSEHIPFNMLAPLACRPALMKHVLSEAFGLELSQSIQMKLEWAPSPAEEYLDDLTSFDAYIQGRDENGSLIGLGIEVKYTERGYRIGPSEARRVHDHQSTYWVTTRESGMFAMSGCDELTTDDLRQVWRNHLLGLAMVRNRDIDKFVSATLYPAGNHHFTHALTQYRDHLIPTAQDGIRGCTFEDYINCLQGDNEIKAWKSYLKERYLFEMAE